In a single window of the Deltaproteobacteria bacterium genome:
- a CDS encoding sigma 54-interacting transcriptional regulator — MKEADKSREQLLEELQILRGRLAELEASAAEHRRVEEKLQEAKDYYQSVLFNMHEDIIIIDRDYRITDANKAFLHTTGRKRQEVVGEPCYKISHGYNQPCDKHGEECVLPRVFATGQPQSCRHQHLRPDGSKIWVDLLLSPMRYQMGAVTHIIETMRDITDLVKAEEALRASEQKFRALFDFMPTMAFVIDKEHRLIACNRTFVRVLGNQIGKKTLELGGVSQSLKQFWYGVEKQVMESKNPTWYVQLIDTARRGRLYLDKRMEPIRDQDGNVCMVIGIASDITNDVKRQIALAEEVEELRVRLWQKGGPTIIGKSRVITEVLNRIKAISATDTTVLITGDSGTGKEPVAEAIHNLSKRAKGPLIKVNCAALPESIIESELFGHVKGAFSGAVSTKIGRFEAANGGTIFLDEIADVSPAVQLRLLRVLEEKKIAKVGDYKPIRVDVRIIAATNQNLESLVHKGRFRKDLYYRLNVFKIHVPLLRGRLDDIPLLVIHFLKQYSRTMGKEITSVSNEVMTLLRRHSWPGNVRELMNVIESACVLCEGKTIELEHLPPLFERWIPHAAINKEMEIREALRRTRGNKTEAARILGIARRTLYRRMERYGIVTDVSE; from the coding sequence ATGAAAGAGGCAGATAAATCGAGAGAGCAACTCCTGGAGGAATTGCAGATATTGCGGGGACGACTCGCCGAACTGGAAGCGTCAGCAGCTGAACACAGGAGGGTGGAGGAGAAACTGCAGGAAGCTAAAGACTACTATCAATCAGTCCTGTTCAACATGCACGAAGACATCATCATTATCGACCGGGACTACCGGATTACTGACGCCAACAAGGCCTTTCTGCACACTACTGGCCGCAAGCGCCAGGAGGTTGTAGGAGAGCCCTGCTATAAGATCTCTCATGGCTACAATCAGCCGTGTGATAAACACGGTGAGGAGTGCGTGCTGCCCAGGGTGTTTGCCACTGGCCAGCCGCAGAGCTGCCGGCATCAGCACCTGCGCCCGGATGGTTCCAAGATCTGGGTGGACCTCTTGCTGTCGCCCATGCGATATCAGATGGGGGCAGTTACCCATATCATTGAAACCATGCGTGACATTACTGATCTCGTCAAGGCGGAAGAAGCACTGCGGGCGAGTGAACAAAAATTCAGGGCTCTTTTCGATTTTATGCCCACCATGGCCTTTGTCATCGACAAAGAGCATCGCCTCATTGCCTGCAACAGGACATTCGTGAGGGTCCTGGGAAACCAGATTGGCAAAAAAACCTTGGAACTTGGTGGAGTTTCTCAGTCTTTGAAGCAGTTCTGGTATGGTGTAGAGAAGCAGGTAATGGAGTCCAAAAACCCTACCTGGTATGTCCAGTTGATTGATACTGCCAGACGGGGCCGCCTCTATCTTGACAAAAGAATGGAGCCTATCAGAGATCAGGATGGCAACGTCTGTATGGTAATAGGCATAGCAAGTGATATTACCAATGACGTCAAGAGACAGATTGCCCTGGCCGAGGAAGTAGAAGAGCTTCGAGTTCGGCTGTGGCAAAAGGGCGGTCCCACAATTATAGGCAAGAGCAGGGTCATCACTGAAGTTCTAAATCGTATCAAAGCCATATCTGCTACCGACACTACCGTTCTCATAACGGGAGATTCGGGGACTGGCAAAGAGCCGGTTGCCGAGGCCATCCATAATTTGAGCAAGAGGGCAAAGGGTCCTCTGATCAAGGTCAATTGTGCTGCCCTGCCCGAATCGATAATTGAAAGCGAGTTGTTCGGTCACGTGAAAGGGGCTTTCAGCGGTGCAGTCAGCACCAAGATTGGCCGCTTCGAAGCAGCCAATGGCGGCACCATCTTCCTGGACGAGATTGCCGATGTTTCGCCGGCTGTTCAACTGAGACTGTTGCGGGTTCTGGAGGAGAAAAAGATCGCAAAAGTAGGAGATTATAAACCAATTAGGGTGGATGTCAGGATAATTGCCGCCACCAATCAGAACCTCGAGAGTCTTGTCCACAAAGGGCGCTTCCGCAAAGACCTCTATTATCGACTGAATGTGTTCAAGATCCATGTGCCGCTGCTCCGCGGACGTCTAGACGACATCCCCCTGCTGGTGATTCATTTTCTCAAGCAGTACTCGAGAACAATGGGCAAGGAGATAACCTCGGTAAGCAATGAGGTTATGACTCTATTGCGCCGCCACAGCTGGCCAGGCAATGTTCGAGAACTCATGAATGTAATAGAGAGCGCCTGCGTGCTGTGTGAAGGAAAGACCATAGAATTAGAACATCTGCCGCCTCTGTTCGAACGCTGGATTCCTCACGCAGCAATAAATAAGGAGATGGAGATTCGCGAGGCTCTTCGTCGTACACGAGGCAACAAGACCGAGGCAGCCAGGATTCTCGGCATTGCCCGCCGGACGCTCTACCGCCGAATGGAGCGCTACGGCATTGTGACGGATGTGTCGGAGTGA
- a CDS encoding SHOCT domain-containing protein, whose protein sequence is MMGWGMGWFGMIFMFVFWILLIVGLVFLIKWLIHSTRSSKDGVIGSSRPLEILKERYARGELSKEEFDRMKQDLLS, encoded by the coding sequence ATGATGGGTTGGGGAATGGGGTGGTTTGGTATGATTTTTATGTTCGTTTTCTGGATTCTGTTGATTGTCGGGCTGGTCTTTCTCATAAAATGGTTGATCCACTCTACTCGAAGCAGCAAAGATGGTGTGATTGGCAGCTCGCGGCCCCTGGAAATTCTCAAAGAACGCTACGCCCGGGGAGAACTGAGCAAGGAAGAATTCGACAGAATGAAGCAGGATCTTCTTTCCTAG
- a CDS encoding multicopper oxidase family protein — MNLKPTKVHTPAKTNSGNDLLSRRSFLKTALGTALAVGLPGFSITRALGAANNAIREFHFSASQARVNLGVGPDFQAWTYNGQIPGPEVRVKQGEIIRVVLKNYLPEETTIHWHGVPVPNAMDGVPGVTQKGVAPGQTFIYEFVAEPAGSYIYHSHANYQLDQGLYGALIIEDNDSSTYDRDYALLLEDWVSRDGGGVAETRRRPPMGMMMGGMMGMNRIARGGQTPLLEPYYDAYAVNGKSYPQAKPLIVRQGDRVKLRLLNPSSSTIYNLRLAGHSLTVTHLDANPVKPLETDVLRIGMGERYDVEFIANNPGNWLLAAQETGFGEGMLRVPLQYKGIGQREPVPPVFHRGLRFASYWDFQALQPSGKMLSKSPARFYSQTLSGGMMGSPYWTINGFVYPNAERLGVRQGDLVRLSYWNHSMMPHPMHLHGHFFKVVNPALPPYLWIQKDTIIVNPMERLEVQFVADNPGSWFHHCHNLYHMEGGMANVLVYRS; from the coding sequence GTGAATTTGAAACCGACGAAGGTACATACTCCTGCAAAGACGAATTCTGGCAACGATCTGTTGAGCAGAAGGTCCTTTCTCAAGACTGCTCTCGGCACAGCTCTGGCCGTGGGACTCCCCGGGTTTTCTATCACTCGAGCGTTGGGCGCAGCCAACAATGCCATAAGAGAATTTCATTTCTCCGCCTCCCAGGCCAGGGTAAATCTCGGAGTTGGTCCCGATTTTCAGGCATGGACCTATAACGGTCAGATCCCCGGCCCCGAAGTGCGGGTCAAGCAGGGAGAGATAATCAGGGTAGTGCTCAAGAATTATCTACCTGAAGAGACAACTATTCACTGGCACGGAGTACCGGTACCCAACGCAATGGACGGCGTACCGGGCGTAACCCAGAAAGGGGTTGCTCCTGGACAGACGTTTATCTATGAATTTGTGGCTGAGCCCGCAGGCAGCTACATCTACCATTCTCATGCCAACTACCAGCTGGACCAGGGTCTCTACGGTGCCCTGATTATTGAAGACAACGACTCTTCCACATACGACCGTGATTATGCGCTGTTGTTGGAAGACTGGGTTAGCAGAGACGGCGGCGGCGTTGCTGAAACGCGCCGGCGCCCCCCCATGGGTATGATGATGGGGGGTATGATGGGCATGAATCGCATAGCTCGTGGGGGCCAGACTCCTTTGCTGGAACCTTATTACGACGCCTACGCCGTCAATGGCAAGAGCTATCCCCAGGCAAAGCCACTGATAGTCCGCCAGGGAGACAGGGTAAAATTGCGACTACTCAACCCTTCTTCATCTACCATCTATAATCTGCGCCTGGCAGGACACAGCCTCACCGTGACCCACCTGGACGCCAACCCAGTCAAACCACTGGAAACGGATGTGCTCCGTATAGGTATGGGCGAGCGCTACGATGTAGAATTTATAGCCAACAACCCTGGCAATTGGCTGCTGGCGGCTCAGGAAACTGGCTTCGGTGAAGGGATGCTTCGTGTGCCGCTGCAATACAAGGGTATAGGGCAGAGGGAGCCCGTCCCTCCAGTGTTCCACAGGGGCTTGCGTTTCGCAAGCTACTGGGATTTTCAGGCGCTTCAACCCTCGGGGAAAATGCTTTCCAAATCTCCTGCTCGCTTCTACTCGCAGACATTGAGTGGCGGCATGATGGGCTCGCCCTACTGGACTATCAATGGTTTTGTTTACCCCAATGCAGAGCGCCTGGGTGTCCGCCAGGGAGATCTGGTGCGCCTGAGCTACTGGAACCACAGCATGATGCCCCATCCCATGCATTTGCATGGCCACTTTTTTAAAGTGGTGAACCCAGCTTTGCCGCCTTATTTGTGGATTCAGAAAGACACTATTATTGTCAATCCCATGGAGCGCCTGGAGGTTCAATTCGTGGCCGACAATCCAGGAAGCTGGTTCCATCACTGCCACAATCTCTATCACATGGAAGGCGGCATGGCCAATGTGCTCGTATACCGGAGCTAG
- the zntR gene encoding Zn(2+)-responsive transcriptional regulator codes for MKQFTIGQLARKAKVNIQTIRYYERRGLMPEPVRRESGYRQYSQKDLERLNFIRHAKELGFSLKEISELFSLRMDPRSTCADVKKRTQAKIVEVETKIRALQEIKRALTQLANQCWGSGPTSECPILEALNSKDL; via the coding sequence ATGAAACAATTCACCATCGGTCAGCTGGCCAGAAAGGCAAAGGTGAATATTCAGACTATCCGTTACTACGAAAGGCGGGGCCTGATGCCCGAGCCTGTCCGGCGTGAGAGTGGCTACCGGCAATATTCACAGAAAGACCTGGAACGCCTCAACTTTATCAGGCATGCCAAGGAGCTCGGCTTTTCCCTTAAAGAAATCTCAGAGCTTTTCTCATTGCGGATGGATCCGCGTTCTACCTGTGCGGATGTCAAGAAGCGGACCCAGGCCAAAATTGTCGAAGTGGAGACGAAAATCCGGGCTCTCCAGGAGATCAAGAGGGCCCTTACTCAGCTTGCTAATCAGTGTTGGGGCAGTGGGCCCACCTCTGAATGCCCCATCCTGGAGGCGCTCAACTCCAAAGATCTATGA
- a CDS encoding thioredoxin family protein translates to MTEKRKVEIFTAGCPVCQDVVDTARELACPDCELTIYDLSKKEGVKEAQAYKITALPAVAVNGRLLECCQRAPITREALTAAGVGKPL, encoded by the coding sequence ATGACAGAGAAAAGAAAAGTGGAGATTTTCACTGCTGGTTGTCCAGTTTGTCAGGATGTTGTGGACACAGCCAGGGAGCTGGCCTGTCCGGACTGTGAACTCACTATTTACGATCTGAGCAAGAAAGAGGGAGTTAAGGAGGCCCAAGCCTATAAAATTACAGCCCTGCCTGCAGTAGCAGTCAACGGGCGTCTCCTCGAGTGCTGTCAGCGTGCTCCCATTACCAGAGAAGCCCTGACAGCAGCAGGTGTAGGAAAGCCCCTGTAG
- a CDS encoding ribbon-helix-helix protein, CopG family — translation MRTTLTIDDDVAALLKRLRKTRDMSFKVLINEALRRGLQQMTAPPRQGKVYNTRSVSLGRCLVGTVDDISEALAVAEGDDYK, via the coding sequence ATGAGAACTACCCTTACTATAGATGACGATGTGGCCGCACTGCTGAAAAGACTGCGGAAAACCCGGGACATGAGTTTCAAGGTTCTGATCAACGAGGCTTTGCGCCGAGGCTTACAGCAGATGACAGCTCCGCCTCGCCAAGGTAAGGTTTACAACACCAGATCTGTATCCTTAGGTCGCTGTCTTGTTGGTACTGTTGATGACATATCTGAAGCTTTAGCTGTAGCAGAAGGTGACGATTACAAGTGA
- a CDS encoding type II toxin-antitoxin system VapC family toxin, translated as MILVDANLLVYAHVASFPQHDRVRTWLDERLNGVTAVGMPWPSLLSFLRLVTNPRIFERPESIMEAWKQVEEWLNCSPVWIPQPTERHDEILGSLLTGLRISANLIPDAHLAALAIEHGLLLCSTDGDFGRFPGLKWENPIGSF; from the coding sequence GTGATTCTGGTGGATGCCAACTTGCTTGTCTATGCACATGTGGCGAGTTTTCCTCAACACGATAGAGTGCGAACCTGGCTGGATGAACGACTGAACGGCGTCACTGCCGTGGGAATGCCCTGGCCTAGTTTGCTTTCCTTCCTTCGCCTGGTTACCAATCCGCGAATCTTCGAGCGACCTGAATCCATTATGGAAGCTTGGAAACAAGTGGAAGAATGGCTCAATTGCTCGCCGGTTTGGATTCCTCAACCCACAGAACGGCATGACGAAATCTTGGGATCTTTGCTCACTGGGCTGAGAATAAGCGCAAATCTGATTCCTGATGCTCACCTGGCGGCGCTTGCTATCGAGCATGGACTCCTACTGTGTTCTACGGATGGAGATTTCGGCCGTTTCCCCGGTTTGAAATGGGAAAATCCCATAGGAAGTTTTTGA